In Haloferax volcanii DS2, a single window of DNA contains:
- a CDS encoding GntR family transcriptional regulator, producing the protein MPREHGDSGTFVETVSLEDVLGVFDVVDGPVILSADVADELDCSRETARRKLQALYERGDLERRKVSRRVVYWEADVTAETMGYDETARDAPQDAGDSIEGTRTSTASSAAESTIDIDAILSDIEVPGFGEKAEARKTAVRAVLEYLVDHKEAESKTLKEIAWEADSETYANARSLWSNAVVKALHQIPEVSSAGERQSGWSIDE; encoded by the coding sequence ATGCCGAGGGAACATGGCGACAGCGGGACGTTTGTCGAGACGGTTAGTTTAGAGGACGTCTTAGGAGTGTTCGACGTGGTCGACGGACCGGTAATCTTGTCGGCGGACGTCGCAGACGAGTTAGATTGCTCGCGAGAGACAGCTCGTCGGAAACTACAGGCATTATACGAACGCGGCGACCTCGAGCGCCGGAAAGTCTCACGACGAGTCGTCTATTGGGAAGCCGACGTTACAGCGGAAACGATGGGGTACGACGAGACGGCGAGAGACGCGCCACAAGATGCCGGTGATTCTATCGAGGGTACTCGGACGTCGACGGCGTCAAGCGCCGCAGAAAGCACAATAGACATTGACGCGATTCTCTCTGATATTGAGGTACCTGGGTTTGGAGAGAAAGCCGAGGCGCGAAAGACGGCGGTTCGGGCGGTCCTCGAGTACCTAGTCGACCACAAAGAGGCGGAGAGTAAGACTCTCAAAGAGATTGCGTGGGAAGCCGATTCGGAGACGTACGCAAATGCACGAAGTCTGTGGTCGAACGCGGTAGTCAAAGCACTACACCAAATTCCCGAGGTATCGAGCGCCGGCGAGCGACAAAGTGGGTGGTCTATAGATGAGTGA